A single window of Hyla sarda isolate aHylSar1 chromosome 2, aHylSar1.hap1, whole genome shotgun sequence DNA harbors:
- the MID1IP1 gene encoding mid1-interacting protein 1, producing MMQISDSHNQKRSLFNAMNRFIGAVNNMDQTVMVPSLLRDVPLDMEEMKEEVTNGAANYYSRRDMHSYYILLKSIRNDIEWGILQGDDRKKDKVTHMDMVRLEDSDGEEDLEKLFHYHLTGLHTVLSKLTRKANMLTNRYKEEIGFGSWGH from the coding sequence aTGATGCAGATCTCGGATTCCCACAACCAGAAGCGTTCATTGTTCAATGCCATGAACAGGTTTATCGGGGCTGTGAATAACATGGACCAGACTGTCATGGTGCCCAGCCTGCTGAGGGACGTCCCTCTGGACATGGAGGAgatgaaggaagaggtgactaatgGGGCCGCCAACTATTACAGCCGGAGAGACATGCACAGCTACTACATCCTGCTGAAGTCTATCAGGAATGACATCGAGTGGGGCATCCTGCAGGGGGACGACAGGAAAAAGGACAAAGTCACCCACATGGACATGGTGAGGCTGGAGGACTCTGATGGGGAGGAGGACCTGGAGAAGCTCTTCCACTACCATCTCACTGGACTGCACACAGTGCTGAGCAAGCTCACCAGGAAAGCCAACATGCTCACCAACAGATACAAGGAGGAGATCGGATTTGGCAGCTGGGGCCATTGA